In a genomic window of Pseudodesulfovibrio sp. S3:
- a CDS encoding ATP-binding cassette domain-containing protein, whose protein sequence is MLKATDIAFRYDNGPWILDGTSFTLGPGEVVGLPGPSGQGKSTLAKILAGYLTAQRGSVTYNLGPLPCNTFNPVQLLFQHPEMAINPRWKLKDVIAEGHTPDIKTLELLNIDPRWLSRYPHELSGGELQRLALARAMTPQTRFLIADEMTAMLDPNTQALIWDAVLGWAKSRNVGVLAISHDPHLLGRISNRIDTMFEKANEPDDVVERMRPAA, encoded by the coding sequence GTGCTTAAGGCCACAGACATCGCGTTTCGCTACGACAACGGCCCGTGGATACTGGACGGGACCAGCTTCACGCTCGGCCCCGGTGAAGTGGTCGGGCTCCCCGGACCCAGCGGACAGGGGAAATCCACCCTGGCCAAGATTCTTGCCGGATACCTGACGGCGCAACGGGGTTCGGTGACCTACAATCTCGGCCCCTTGCCCTGCAACACGTTCAACCCGGTGCAACTGCTGTTTCAACACCCGGAAATGGCCATCAATCCCCGCTGGAAACTCAAGGATGTCATCGCCGAAGGGCACACTCCCGACATAAAGACACTGGAGCTGCTGAACATAGACCCGCGATGGCTGTCCCGCTATCCCCACGAACTTTCCGGGGGCGAACTGCAACGCCTCGCACTGGCCAGGGCCATGACGCCGCAGACCCGTTTCCTCATAGCGGATGAGATGACCGCGATGCTCGACCCGAACACGCAGGCCCTGATCTGGGACGCGGTACTCGGCTGGGCAAAGTCGCGGAATGTCGGGGTGTTGGCCATCAGTCACGATCCCCACCTGCTCGGCAGGATCTCGAACAGGATAGACACCATGTTCGAAAAGGCGAACGAACCGGATGACGTTGTGGAAAGGATGCGCCCCGCAGCATGA
- a CDS encoding ABC transporter ATP-binding protein, protein MLDVKNLSIEFSQYDGKWKKQSVRPVRDLSLNIQAGEIVAVIGSSGSGKSLLAHAILGLLPHNARLSGEILFKNEQLDGRRIRTLRGKEISLIPQSVAYLNPLARVGKQVFRAARLSGKCCCTASESTNKAFSRYKLQDAVKSLFPFQVSGGMARRVLTATATAGDASLLIADEPTTGLDPRVAKQSLSHLRELADSGKSVMLISHDLDAVLGIADRVAVIYAGTTVEVVPAASFKDNGTLMHPYTRALWSALPQQEFTFLKGNQPKDFETIEGCIFHSRCPQGTEQCRTAEQPLRSVGTNQVRCCRA, encoded by the coding sequence ATGCTTGATGTCAAAAACCTTTCCATCGAGTTCAGCCAATACGATGGGAAATGGAAAAAACAATCCGTCCGGCCCGTACGCGACCTCTCCCTGAATATCCAAGCAGGAGAAATCGTCGCCGTGATAGGCTCCAGCGGTTCCGGGAAAAGCCTCCTTGCCCATGCCATACTGGGGCTGCTGCCGCATAATGCCAGATTGAGCGGAGAAATCCTGTTCAAGAACGAACAGCTCGACGGCCGCCGGATACGCACGCTGCGAGGAAAGGAAATATCCCTCATTCCGCAGTCCGTCGCCTACCTCAACCCGCTAGCACGGGTCGGCAAGCAGGTTTTCCGGGCAGCGAGACTGAGCGGCAAATGCTGCTGCACCGCATCGGAAAGCACGAACAAGGCATTTTCACGCTACAAACTCCAGGATGCCGTCAAGAGCCTCTTTCCCTTCCAGGTTTCCGGCGGCATGGCAAGACGCGTGCTGACCGCCACGGCCACCGCAGGGGATGCCAGTCTGCTCATTGCGGACGAACCGACCACCGGGCTGGACCCCAGGGTGGCGAAGCAATCCCTGTCCCATCTCAGGGAGCTGGCAGACTCCGGTAAATCGGTCATGCTCATCAGCCACGACCTTGATGCCGTTCTGGGCATCGCCGACCGGGTCGCCGTCATTTACGCCGGGACCACGGTCGAGGTCGTTCCCGCCGCCAGTTTCAAGGATAACGGAACGCTCATGCACCCGTATACACGAGCACTGTGGAGTGCGCTCCCGCAACAGGAATTCACCTTTCTGAAAGGGAACCAACCCAAGGATTTCGAGACCATCGAGGGCTGCATCTTCCACTCGCGCTGCCCGCAGGGAACCGAACAATGCCGCACTGCCGAGCAACCGCTTCGCAGTGTCGGCACAAACCAGGTGAGGTGCTGCCGTGCTTAA
- a CDS encoding ABC transporter permease — protein MTGHSATLPMHMGTLLDKLRLGDARHRAVWVLGFCIVYFATLTLAALWMSDSGLGTDFLHRKLAPCLEYPFGTDWLGRDMLVRTVKGLCRSLSIGLLAATISSLVSVILGLAAATLGPKTDAVVSAIIDLVMATPHLVLLILVSFACGGGATGVIIAVAVSHWPRLARIIRAEVLQLRSAEFIHVAKKMGKTPWWIARRHMLPHIFPQFVIGLILLFPHAILHAAGLTFLGFGLSPHNPSIGILLAESMRHLSTGYWWLAILPGLSLVVTVKLFDVLGNNLRIITDPRTSQE, from the coding sequence ATGACCGGTCACAGCGCAACGCTTCCCATGCACATGGGCACTCTTTTAGACAAGCTTCGCCTTGGTGACGCCCGGCACAGAGCCGTATGGGTCCTTGGATTCTGTATCGTCTATTTCGCCACGCTGACCCTGGCGGCCCTCTGGATGAGCGACTCAGGACTGGGCACGGATTTCCTGCACCGCAAGCTGGCCCCATGCCTGGAGTACCCCTTCGGAACGGATTGGCTGGGCCGCGACATGCTGGTCAGAACCGTAAAAGGGTTGTGCCGAAGCCTGTCCATCGGACTCCTGGCCGCGACGATCAGTTCCCTGGTTTCCGTGATCCTGGGTCTTGCGGCGGCCACGCTCGGCCCGAAAACCGATGCCGTGGTTTCGGCCATCATCGACCTGGTCATGGCCACGCCCCATCTGGTCCTGCTCATTCTCGTTTCCTTTGCCTGCGGCGGCGGAGCAACGGGCGTCATCATCGCCGTGGCGGTATCCCATTGGCCCAGACTGGCCCGAATCATCCGGGCCGAAGTGCTGCAGCTGCGAAGCGCCGAGTTCATCCACGTGGCCAAAAAAATGGGGAAAACGCCCTGGTGGATAGCGCGCAGACACATGCTGCCGCACATCTTCCCCCAATTCGTCATAGGGTTGATCCTGCTTTTCCCCCATGCCATTCTCCATGCCGCCGGACTGACCTTTCTCGGATTCGGCCTTTCGCCCCACAATCCGTCCATCGGCATCCTGCTGGCAGAATCCATGCGGCACCTGTCCACCGGATACTGGTGGCTGGCCATTCTTCCGGGCCTTTCCCTGGTCGTCACGGTAAAATTGTTCGACGTTCTGGGCAACAATCTGCGGATCATAACCGACCCCAGAACCAGTCAGGAGTAA
- a CDS encoding ABC transporter permease, translated as MNTTTSFCLNKSGKFALTLTMVAILAFTLVSLSPIDPVTAYLGMDRIQVSTAQEQLIIERWGLDKSAPERFFHWAGNALSGDLGQSMIFNEPVTKVIGKRFITSLWLMASAWIISGVLGFVLGVLAGTNRGSLIDRCVRLYAYTLASTPSFWLGLVLLSIFSVSLGLTPICCATPPGISPADATFWQKLYHLILPAATLSVLGVAQIALHTREKMIDAMNSDYALFAFAQGETRTGVAWRHALRNVALPAVTLQFASLGELFGGSVLAEQVFSYPGLGKATVEAGIRGDVPLLLGITLFSAIFVFSGNLIADLLYGVFDPRIRIGSEEAR; from the coding sequence ATGAACACAACGACATCTTTTTGCCTCAATAAAAGCGGCAAATTTGCCCTGACCCTGACCATGGTGGCAATCCTCGCCTTCACCCTGGTCTCCCTTTCACCCATCGATCCGGTTACGGCCTATCTCGGAATGGACAGGATACAGGTCAGCACGGCTCAGGAGCAACTGATCATCGAACGCTGGGGGCTGGACAAATCCGCACCGGAACGTTTTTTTCACTGGGCCGGAAACGCCCTATCCGGCGACCTCGGCCAGTCCATGATCTTCAACGAACCGGTCACCAAGGTCATCGGGAAACGCTTCATCACCTCGCTGTGGCTCATGGCCTCCGCCTGGATCATATCAGGAGTGCTCGGCTTCGTCCTCGGCGTCCTGGCAGGCACGAACCGGGGTTCTCTCATTGACCGATGCGTTCGCCTCTATGCCTATACCCTGGCTTCGACCCCCTCCTTCTGGCTTGGACTGGTGCTCCTGTCGATTTTTTCCGTCTCGCTTGGCCTCACCCCGATCTGTTGCGCGACTCCGCCCGGCATTTCCCCGGCGGACGCCACCTTTTGGCAAAAGCTGTACCACCTCATCCTGCCAGCAGCCACCCTGTCCGTACTCGGCGTCGCCCAGATCGCCCTGCACACCCGCGAAAAAATGATAGACGCCATGAACAGCGACTATGCCCTTTTCGCCTTTGCCCAAGGGGAAACACGCACTGGCGTGGCCTGGCGGCACGCGCTTCGCAATGTGGCCCTGCCTGCGGTCACCCTCCAGTTCGCCTCCCTGGGCGAACTCTTCGGAGGTTCGGTGCTTGCCGAGCAGGTTTTCTCCTATCCCGGCCTGGGAAAGGCCACAGTCGAGGCGGGGATTCGCGGGGATGTCCCCCTCCTCCTGGGCATCACGCTGTTCAGCGCCATCTTCGTCTTCTCCGGCAACCTCATTGCCGATCTTCTCTACGGTGTTTTCGATCCCAGAATCCGCATCGGTTCCGAGGAGGCACGATGA
- a CDS encoding ABC transporter substrate-binding protein, whose translation MPCSKLYPLGPIATLALMVFMGLVLLSPSEVLAKDTLTLAVKGEPAEGYDPTLGWGRYGSPLFQSTLLKRDESLNIVKDLATRYELSGDALVWTVTIRDDAKFSDGTPLTAEDVAYTFNTAAQAGGKVDLMSLDKAEAKGMTTILFKLKKGDSTFVNRFISLGIVPKASHGPEYARKPIGSGPYRMVEWNEGQQMIAEVNPHYYGEKPFFKRLVFLFTDEDTSFAAAKAGQVDVVVVPQALAVQTIPGMKLHPVKSVDNRGLMFPILPDTGKTTDKGAPIGNDVTSDIAIRKAINTVIDRKSLVEGVLEGFGSPAYGVCDGLPWDNPANRISDADPETARKILADAGWKDTDGDGIVEKDGLKAEFTIIYPADRSIRQYLALACADMIKNIGIHAQVEGRRSWDEIHQLMHSNVIVFGWGSHDPIEIYRLYKGSLAGTGSNNAGFYSNPKVDEYLDKAISAKSYDESLEYWRKAQWDGKTGFNAHGDAPWAWLVNLDHTYFISTHLDVGVSQVEPHGHGWPITANIQKWKWID comes from the coding sequence ATGCCCTGCTCGAAACTGTACCCGCTTGGCCCTATCGCCACACTCGCACTCATGGTTTTCATGGGGCTTGTCCTTTTAAGCCCATCGGAAGTCCTGGCCAAGGATACCCTGACCCTGGCCGTCAAGGGTGAACCAGCCGAGGGGTATGACCCGACCCTGGGTTGGGGAAGATACGGCAGCCCGCTCTTCCAGAGCACCCTGCTCAAACGTGACGAGAGCCTGAATATCGTCAAGGATCTCGCCACCCGATATGAGTTGTCCGGTGACGCCCTTGTCTGGACCGTGACCATCAGGGATGACGCCAAGTTTTCCGACGGGACACCCCTTACAGCCGAAGATGTCGCATACACCTTCAACACGGCCGCCCAGGCCGGAGGCAAGGTCGACCTCATGAGCCTGGACAAGGCCGAAGCAAAAGGCATGACCACCATCCTCTTCAAACTCAAGAAAGGCGACTCCACCTTCGTCAACAGGTTCATCAGCCTGGGTATCGTACCCAAGGCGTCCCACGGCCCGGAGTACGCCCGCAAGCCCATCGGTTCCGGCCCCTACAGGATGGTTGAATGGAACGAAGGACAGCAGATGATCGCCGAAGTCAACCCGCACTACTACGGCGAAAAGCCCTTCTTCAAACGGTTGGTCTTCCTTTTCACCGACGAAGACACCTCCTTTGCTGCCGCAAAGGCCGGCCAGGTGGATGTCGTCGTTGTCCCCCAGGCATTGGCCGTGCAGACCATTCCGGGCATGAAACTGCACCCCGTGAAGAGCGTGGACAACCGGGGACTGATGTTCCCGATCCTGCCCGACACGGGAAAAACCACCGACAAGGGTGCCCCCATAGGCAACGATGTCACATCAGACATCGCCATCAGGAAGGCCATCAACACGGTCATCGACAGGAAATCCTTGGTCGAAGGCGTACTGGAAGGCTTCGGCAGCCCCGCCTACGGCGTCTGCGACGGCCTGCCCTGGGACAACCCCGCCAACAGGATTTCGGATGCCGATCCTGAAACCGCCCGTAAAATTCTGGCCGATGCCGGATGGAAAGACACCGACGGGGACGGCATTGTGGAAAAGGACGGCCTGAAGGCGGAGTTTACGATCATCTACCCGGCGGACAGAAGTATCCGTCAATATCTGGCCCTGGCCTGCGCCGACATGATCAAGAATATCGGCATCCACGCCCAGGTCGAGGGCAGGCGCAGTTGGGATGAAATTCATCAACTCATGCATTCCAATGTCATCGTCTTCGGATGGGGCAGCCACGACCCCATTGAAATATATCGCCTTTACAAGGGCAGCCTCGCCGGGACCGGGTCAAACAACGCCGGGTTCTACTCCAACCCCAAAGTGGATGAATATCTGGACAAGGCGATCAGCGCAAAGAGCTATGACGAATCGCTCGAATACTGGAGAAAGGCGCAATGGGACGGCAAAACAGGCTTCAATGCCCATGGCGACGCCCCCTGGGCTTGGCTGGTAAATCTTGACCACACCTACTTCATCAGCACGCATCTGGACGTCGGCGTCTCCCAGGTGGAGCCCCACGGTCACGGTTGGCCCATCACGGCCAACATTCAGAAATGGAAATGGATCGACTAG
- a CDS encoding PAS domain S-box protein, translating to MLKQKHRFVMLAILMAMLVGIISMFSTWLLYRTSLEEQRKRLNEIVQSQASLIFELRTVAHEGATGTDDIDDVLNHLVRAYRRIQTDSSSGDFTVAERNGSSIRFLVVNGEKVPLFSPLANVPMDSAVAVPMQQALLGKSGTIIAPDYQGVEVLAAFTPLEGVAGAQGLVAKINIDEIKGPFFQANFSIFGLGLLLTLLGVGLFFKLSEPIIQELKTSAEKYRDLVEGANTLILRIGADGLVTFANSYAQKYLGSEECQPEGADAMLVLSGTSSSEEESSLEQVLEFFGTGEGPYELPLPIVDGRVQWISWTVKKKEAGGSLKELLCIGNDVTARHLAKEAQQEIEERFRGITKASPVGIVIVDMGGNLLYANERMHELTHCGAAQLAGRGWLSRIHQSDRDFLVEQWFGSSTVVTDRLEFRLASEGDDIWTLGQIVDLKSRDAMVIGHVITFTDITKIKLAESEHKRLTAAIDQAAEAIIITDPSGTITYVNPAFERITGYHRREAIGKNPRILKSGEQGTEFYDDLWNTLLSGNIWHGQYVNKKKNGERYTQEATIGPVRDRQGEIISYVGVARDISRQLVTEAQLRQAQKLESIGELAAGIAHEINTPTQYVITNTHFLGESFATLFGLLEQYAGLVEAIRQGVGHKELLERAETFLDDKELQYLAQDIPQAISESEVGLKRIAEIVLSVKQLAHPGEVAKSLHDLNEIVQNAATVSSNEWKYVAEMEMDLSSDLKPVNCLKGEVGQVVLNLIINGAHAIVGKLGPKSEEKGVLKLRTYAEGNMAVLEVSDTGTGMSKAVLKRAFDPFFTTKEVGKGTGQGLAITHNVVANMHGGTIDVLTEEGKGSTFIIKLPFQG from the coding sequence ATGCTGAAGCAGAAGCACCGTTTTGTCATGCTCGCCATACTCATGGCCATGTTGGTCGGAATCATCTCCATGTTCAGCACCTGGTTGCTCTACAGGACTTCGCTTGAAGAACAGCGGAAACGGCTGAATGAAATCGTCCAGAGCCAGGCAAGCCTTATCTTTGAATTGCGAACTGTGGCCCATGAAGGGGCTACGGGGACGGATGACATCGATGACGTCCTGAATCATTTGGTCAGGGCGTATAGACGGATTCAGACAGACAGCAGCAGCGGTGATTTTACCGTTGCCGAGCGGAACGGCTCTTCGATCCGTTTTCTCGTTGTCAACGGCGAAAAGGTGCCATTATTCAGTCCTTTGGCGAACGTTCCCATGGACTCGGCCGTTGCCGTTCCCATGCAGCAAGCCCTGTTGGGGAAATCCGGCACGATCATCGCGCCCGATTACCAGGGCGTCGAGGTTCTGGCGGCGTTTACCCCGCTGGAAGGAGTGGCGGGAGCACAGGGGCTTGTGGCCAAGATCAATATCGATGAAATCAAGGGACCATTTTTCCAGGCAAATTTCAGCATTTTCGGATTGGGGCTTCTGCTTACCCTGTTGGGGGTCGGCCTGTTTTTCAAGCTCAGTGAACCTATCATTCAGGAACTCAAAACAAGTGCAGAGAAATATCGTGACCTTGTTGAGGGGGCTAATACTCTCATCCTCCGCATAGGTGCTGACGGTCTTGTCACGTTCGCCAACAGCTATGCGCAGAAATACCTTGGCTCAGAGGAGTGTCAGCCCGAGGGGGCAGATGCCATGTTGGTTCTGTCCGGCACCTCCTCCAGTGAAGAGGAGAGCAGCCTGGAGCAGGTTCTGGAGTTCTTCGGGACAGGGGAAGGCCCTTACGAACTGCCTCTCCCCATTGTGGACGGTCGTGTGCAGTGGATTTCCTGGACTGTCAAAAAGAAGGAAGCGGGCGGCAGCCTGAAGGAGTTGCTCTGCATAGGCAACGACGTTACGGCCAGGCACCTGGCAAAGGAAGCGCAACAGGAGATAGAGGAGCGGTTCAGGGGCATAACCAAGGCGTCCCCGGTCGGTATCGTCATTGTGGATATGGGAGGGAACCTTCTCTACGCCAACGAGCGCATGCATGAGCTTACGCATTGCGGGGCTGCCCAGTTGGCGGGACGTGGCTGGCTCAGCCGGATACATCAAAGCGATAGGGATTTCCTGGTCGAACAGTGGTTCGGGTCGTCAACCGTAGTCACTGATCGCTTGGAGTTTCGCCTGGCCTCCGAGGGTGACGATATATGGACATTGGGGCAGATTGTGGACTTGAAGAGTCGTGATGCTATGGTCATTGGCCATGTCATCACGTTTACGGATATCACCAAGATCAAATTGGCAGAGTCCGAGCACAAGCGGTTGACGGCGGCCATCGATCAGGCAGCGGAGGCCATTATCATCACCGATCCTTCCGGAACCATTACCTACGTGAACCCCGCATTCGAGAGGATTACCGGGTATCATCGAAGGGAGGCCATAGGGAAAAATCCGAGAATCCTCAAAAGCGGAGAACAGGGGACCGAATTTTATGACGATCTATGGAACACGCTGCTGAGTGGCAACATCTGGCACGGACAGTACGTCAACAAGAAAAAAAACGGAGAGCGGTACACGCAAGAAGCGACCATCGGGCCGGTCCGCGACAGACAGGGCGAAATAATCAGCTATGTGGGCGTGGCTCGCGACATATCCCGACAACTTGTTACCGAGGCACAATTGCGGCAGGCCCAGAAGCTGGAATCCATTGGCGAGCTGGCGGCAGGCATTGCCCATGAAATCAATACGCCGACCCAATACGTCATTACCAATACCCATTTCCTGGGCGAGTCGTTCGCAACGCTCTTCGGTCTGCTTGAACAGTATGCCGGACTCGTTGAGGCCATAAGGCAGGGGGTCGGGCACAAGGAACTGCTCGAAAGGGCAGAGACGTTTCTGGATGACAAGGAGTTGCAATACCTCGCCCAGGATATTCCCCAGGCCATCAGTGAATCAGAGGTGGGACTGAAGCGGATTGCGGAGATTGTCCTGTCGGTAAAGCAACTGGCGCATCCCGGAGAAGTTGCCAAGAGCCTTCATGATCTCAATGAGATTGTCCAGAATGCGGCCACAGTGTCCAGTAATGAATGGAAGTATGTGGCCGAGATGGAAATGGATCTTTCCAGCGATTTGAAGCCGGTCAACTGCCTCAAGGGCGAGGTGGGGCAGGTCGTGCTCAATCTCATAATCAACGGAGCTCATGCCATAGTGGGCAAGCTCGGTCCGAAGTCAGAGGAAAAGGGCGTTTTGAAGCTCAGGACCTACGCGGAAGGGAACATGGCGGTTCTTGAAGTATCTGACACTGGGACAGGCATGTCCAAGGCGGTCCTGAAAAGGGCGTTTGACCCCTTCTTCACCACCAAGGAGGTCGGCAAGGGAACCGGGCAGGGGCTTGCCATTACGCACAATGTGGTCGCGAACATGCATGGCGGGACCATCGATGTCTTGACCGAAGAGGGCAAGGGATCGACCTTTATTATCAAGTTGCCGTTTCAGGGGTGA
- a CDS encoding HD domain-containing phosphohydrolase: MRPETPHDYTNERILFVDDEPKVLDSYRRSLRTRFKVSTALGGKAALELLEAEEPFTVVISDIKMPTMDGVELLSRIQARYPDTIRMVLTGYADLETSIKAVNQGDIFRFLTKPCDTGELENAVIAGIRQHRMRRAAQELAVMRQINEGMEGTLKAFTRLVEFRDPYTAGHMERVADISSLIATRIGLDADSIRGLHFAALVHDIGKVAVPAGILNKPGSLSDAEFAIIKAHPLVGAEIFQTLKTDWPITRIIREHHERLDGTGYPSGLREDEILLESQVLAVADVIDAILTNRPYRPTLGQKEAINILEHAKGTQLNARCVEAGIKIILQGLVFGDTFSGSKA, encoded by the coding sequence ATGCGTCCGGAAACACCTCACGACTATACCAACGAGCGTATCCTTTTTGTGGACGACGAACCCAAGGTTCTTGACAGCTACAGACGGAGCCTCCGCACCCGCTTCAAGGTATCGACCGCACTGGGCGGCAAGGCAGCCTTGGAACTGCTGGAGGCCGAGGAACCGTTCACCGTCGTGATTTCCGACATCAAGATGCCCACCATGGACGGCGTCGAACTGTTGTCCAGAATTCAAGCCCGCTATCCCGACACCATTCGAATGGTCCTGACTGGCTATGCAGACCTTGAAACCTCCATCAAAGCGGTCAATCAGGGGGATATTTTCCGTTTTCTCACCAAACCCTGCGACACCGGGGAACTGGAAAACGCCGTCATAGCGGGCATCCGGCAACACAGGATGCGGCGGGCGGCCCAGGAGCTGGCCGTCATGCGCCAGATCAATGAAGGCATGGAAGGGACACTCAAGGCCTTCACCCGCCTGGTCGAATTTCGTGACCCATACACCGCCGGGCACATGGAAAGGGTCGCCGACATTTCCTCTCTCATCGCGACCCGGATAGGACTGGATGCCGACAGCATCAGGGGATTGCACTTTGCGGCACTGGTGCACGACATCGGCAAAGTGGCGGTGCCTGCCGGCATTCTGAACAAACCCGGTTCCCTCAGCGATGCGGAATTCGCCATCATCAAGGCGCATCCCCTTGTAGGCGCGGAGATATTCCAAACCCTGAAAACGGATTGGCCCATTACCCGGATAATCCGGGAACACCATGAACGCCTTGACGGGACAGGCTATCCGTCCGGGCTTCGTGAGGATGAAATCCTGCTCGAATCACAGGTACTGGCGGTTGCCGACGTCATAGACGCCATCCTGACCAACCGGCCCTACAGGCCGACCCTGGGACAGAAAGAGGCCATCAATATCCTTGAACATGCAAAGGGCACCCAACTCAATGCCCGTTGCGTGGAAGCCGGCATCAAAATCATCCTGCAAGGGCTTGTTTTCGGCGACACCTTTTCCGGGAGCAAGGCCTAG
- a CDS encoding HD domain-containing phosphohydrolase has protein sequence MTARILLVDDEPNVLSSLRRQLRSEFDVEVEEDPALALLTLKKGKPFAAVVSDFRMPKMNGIEFLQEVRKKSPETTRMMLTGYADLENAIRAVNDGNVFRFLTKPCEMDVLLENIKDAVKQYDLVTSKRILLEKTLKGSVELLNEITSLVNPEAGARINRVRRYVRYLAEKMEVKDMWRYDIATMLSQLGTLILPPGTLDNLIKGTEMTPEQVQMFEMHPGIAQSLISKLPRLESIAEMIAYQLKGYDGSGTPRDAVTEDKIPLGGRILRIALDYDLHLQREKVSKDAYAKLEENIEAYDPELMYYLEGMLGVEAHYVVKEALLADLQPGMILHDDVTSKQGAMLIRKSLELDKDKIDRIHMFENTVGIRQPILVLTAE, from the coding sequence ATGACAGCCAGAATCCTGTTAGTGGATGACGAACCCAATGTGCTCTCGTCGCTGAGAAGACAACTTCGCAGTGAGTTTGACGTCGAAGTCGAGGAAGATCCTGCGCTGGCATTGCTTACACTTAAAAAGGGCAAACCTTTTGCTGCAGTTGTCTCCGACTTCCGGATGCCCAAGATGAACGGCATTGAGTTTCTGCAGGAGGTCCGCAAGAAATCTCCCGAGACAACACGGATGATGCTGACCGGATATGCGGATCTTGAAAATGCCATCCGGGCGGTCAACGACGGCAATGTCTTTCGATTCCTCACCAAGCCCTGTGAAATGGATGTACTCCTTGAAAACATCAAGGATGCGGTGAAGCAATACGACCTGGTCACAAGCAAACGCATACTGCTGGAAAAGACCCTCAAGGGAAGCGTCGAACTGCTCAACGAAATCACGTCGCTGGTCAACCCCGAAGCCGGGGCCAGGATAAACCGGGTGCGCCGGTATGTGCGCTATCTGGCCGAAAAAATGGAAGTGAAGGATATGTGGCGGTACGACATCGCCACCATGCTGTCGCAGCTTGGCACGCTCATCCTCCCTCCAGGCACGCTGGACAACCTCATCAAGGGCACTGAGATGACGCCGGAACAGGTTCAGATGTTCGAGATGCATCCCGGCATAGCACAAAGCCTGATTTCCAAGCTGCCCAGACTGGAATCCATAGCGGAAATGATAGCGTATCAGCTCAAGGGATATGACGGATCAGGAACCCCGCGCGACGCCGTTACCGAAGACAAAATTCCGCTTGGCGGCCGAATCCTGAGAATCGCTCTGGATTATGACTTGCATCTGCAACGGGAAAAGGTCTCCAAAGATGCCTACGCCAAACTTGAAGAAAACATAGAGGCCTACGACCCCGAACTGATGTATTATCTGGAAGGGATGCTCGGTGTCGAAGCACACTATGTCGTCAAGGAAGCATTGCTTGCAGACCTTCAGCCGGGCATGATCCTGCATGACGACGTCACTTCCAAGCAGGGTGCGATGCTCATCAGAAAGAGCCTTGAACTGGACAAAGACAAGATCGACCGCATTCACATGTTCGAGAACACGGTCGGCATCCGGCAACCCATTCTGGTTCTCACTGCCGAATAA